A single window of Acidimicrobiales bacterium DNA harbors:
- the fabZ2 gene encoding 3-hydroxyacyl-[acyl-carrier-protein] dehydratase FabZ, with protein sequence MRDGVTSSEAPLRRPEEVLPHRPPFLFLDTVVQLDPGVSAVALWTPPRDAFFFRGHFPGRPTLPGVIMLESLAQLGAYTVLADERWSGRLPLFGGVERARFRRQVGPGETLELRSEVLHVGRLGGRGSGQILRSGEKVCEATVMFVWA encoded by the coding sequence ATGAGAGACGGGGTGACATCTTCAGAGGCACCACTGAGACGACCAGAAGAGGTGCTGCCTCACAGGCCTCCGTTCCTGTTTCTCGACACGGTCGTGCAGTTGGATCCGGGTGTGAGCGCGGTGGCCCTGTGGACTCCACCCCGAGACGCTTTTTTCTTCCGCGGACACTTCCCCGGACGACCGACTCTTCCGGGCGTGATCATGCTCGAATCGCTCGCCCAACTGGGTGCTTACACGGTGCTCGCAGACGAGAGGTGGTCGGGGAGGCTCCCACTCTTCGGCGGGGTCGAGCGCGCCAGGTTCCGCAGACAGGTGGGCCCCGGCGAGACGCTCGAGCTGAGGTCGGAGGTGCTGCACGTCGGCCGGCTGGGGGGGAGAGGATCGGGTCAGATCCTCCGTTCTGGGGAGAAGGTCTGCGAGGCCACTGTGATGTTCGTGTGGGCCTGA